A single region of the Pseudomonas mandelii genome encodes:
- a CDS encoding heavy-metal-associated domain-containing protein, with the protein MFVLDVSGIGCGSCVSKITKAIQSLDNEATVSVDRSAGKVSVESSESPEQIRKAVEALGFPSQISA; encoded by the coding sequence ATGTTCGTCTTAGATGTATCAGGCATTGGTTGCGGCAGTTGCGTCAGCAAAATTACCAAAGCGATTCAGTCACTGGACAACGAAGCTACGGTTTCCGTGGATCGGTCAGCCGGTAAGGTGAGTGTTGAAAGCAGCGAAAGCCCAGAGCAGATTCGTAAAGCTGTCGAGGCGTTAGGTTTTCCTTCTCAGATCAGCGCTTGA